One window from the genome of Sesamum indicum cultivar Zhongzhi No. 13 linkage group LG15, S_indicum_v1.0, whole genome shotgun sequence encodes:
- the LOC105177897 gene encoding golgin subfamily A member 6-like protein 2, which translates to MVGAKVLELRDVIMRREEKRREREWSKEVGEMESETSRREREMRMEKQLKEREEGIHRKEMELEEMQINWAKRETEKRMRLERELNEERRQRMKLEEKWEEEEMEWRERIVEMQIEHEKQMMQMHADACQNQLQILGVVARLVCQFFGSTSDGLGGGMGPLPPQVLQNLQHSGGLGDSGKPDATLPSEFL; encoded by the coding sequence ATGGTGGGTGCCAAAGTTTTGGAATTGAGAGATGTGATTATgaggagagaagaaaagaggagagagagagagtggagCAAAGAGGTTGGTGAAATGGAGAGCGAAACATCAAGAAGGGAGAGGGAAATGCGGATGGAGAAGCAactgaaagagagagaagaaggtATTCATAGGAAGGAAATGGAATTGGAAGAAATGCAGATTAATTGGGCGAAAAGGGAAACCGAGAAACGGATGCGGTTGGAGAGGGAACTCAATGAGGAGAGGAGGCAGAGGATGAAGTTGGAGGAGAAGTGGGAGGAAGAAGAGATGGAGTGGAGGGAGAGAATAGTTGAAATGCAGATTGAACATGAGAAGCAGATGATGCAAATGCATGCTGATGCTTGCCAGAACCAATTGCAGATTCTTGGGGTTGTCGCCCGGCTTGTCTGTCAGTTTTTTGGGTCGACAAGTGATGGTTTAGGAGGGGGAATGGGGCCTTTACCTCCACAGgttttgcaaaatttgcagCATTCAGGAGGCTTGGGTGATAGTGGGAAGCCTGATGCCACCTTGCCCTCTGAATTTTTGTAg